Within bacterium, the genomic segment GGGCAGCGTCGGCATGCCCACCGCGATGTTCCTCGCGGAGAAGGGGCTGAAGACGCTGGTCGTGGATCAGTTCGCGAGCCCCGGCCAAGGGAGCAACAAGTGCGCCATCGGCGGCATCCGGGCGACGCACTCCCAGCCCGGGAAGATCCGCCTCTGCCTCGACTCGCTGAAGATCTTCTCGACGTGGGAGAAGACGCACGGCGACAACATCGAGTGGTCCGAATGCGGCTACGCCTTCGTCGCCTACCGGCCGAAGGAAGAGAAGCTGCTCAAGGACCTCCTCGTCGTGCAGAAGGGGTACGGCCTCAACATCGACTGGCTGGACGCCAAGCAGATGCTCGAGCTGACGCCGGGGCTGAGCCCCGACGGCCTGATCGGCGGGACCTTCTCGCCGGAGGATGGCTCGGCCTCGCCGCTGATGTCGAACCGCGCCTTCTACCGCCGCGCGAAGGAGCTCGGCGTCGAGTTCCGGTTCGGCGAGCGGGTGACCGGCGTGATCCGCCGCCGCGGCCGCGTGGCCGGCGTGCGCACCGACAAGGGCGGCTACGCCACCGCCGCGGTGGTCAACGCCGCGGGCGCC encodes:
- a CDS encoding FAD-binding oxidoreductase — encoded protein: GSVGMPTAMFLAEKGLKTLVVDQFASPGQGSNKCAIGGIRATHSQPGKIRLCLDSLKIFSTWEKTHGDNIEWSECGYAFVAYRPKEEKLLKDLLVVQKGYGLNIDWLDAKQMLELTPGLSPDGLIGGTFSPEDGSASPLMSNRAFYRRAKELGVEFRFGERVTGVIRRRGRVAGVRTDKGGYATAAVVNAAGAWARPVSQGAGLDTPVNPDSHEAGVTEPVAAFLKPMIVDLREAPGSTNYYFYQHRPGALVFCITPDPPVVGTDRRETSAYLPMVAARMVGLMPRLANVKVRRTWRGLYPMTPDGSPILGREAQLDGYFHAVGMCGQGFMLGPGVGSLMARVVSGTETAEDRAVLEELKPDRVFGGGEKLG